A genomic segment from Daphnia carinata strain CSIRO-1 chromosome 1, CSIRO_AGI_Dcar_HiC_V3, whole genome shotgun sequence encodes:
- the LOC130692500 gene encoding uncharacterized protein LOC130692500 isoform X2 — protein sequence MKQCWCGCSLRKGSKIISVFHLLVNLATAFFRSYQLSTIDFVGEYDGVKAFSYISNTLVAFILASFSALLIYAVYRNHRQLMMPWLFATILIACTRDIYMLIRSFFFASTGTWFGILYVVAMVIQMTLGMYLWWVVHGFYHELQDKDNEKRRNDRLVKASANRITSDV from the exons ATGAAACAATGTTGGTGTGGTTGTTCTCTCCGGAAAGGTTCCAAAATTATCAGCGTCTTTCACTTG cTCGTCAACTTAGCCACTGCATTTTTTCGAAGTTACCAACTCAGCACGATCGACTTTGTCG GAGAGTACGATGGAGTTAAGGCTTTCAGTTATATTTCCAATACTCTCGTCGCTTTCATCTTGGCCAGTTTCTCGGCCCTACTTATTTATGCCGTCTACCGTAACCATAGGCAACTGATGATGCCGTGGCTTTTTGCGACAATACTCATTGCTTGTACGCGCGATATCTACATGTTGATCCGAAGTTTCTTCTTCGCTTCGACAGGAACTTGGTTTGGAATACTCTATGTGGTTGCAATGGTCATCCAGATGA CCTTAGGAATGTATCTTTGGTGGGTTGTTCACGGCTTTTATCACGAACTTCAAGACAAGGACAATGAAAAACGGAGGAACGACCGGCTTGTCAAAGCTTCAGCTAATCGCATTACTTCCGatgtttaa
- the LOC130692500 gene encoding uncharacterized protein LOC130692500 isoform X1, which produces MLVWLFSPERFQNYQRLSLARQLSHCIFSKLPTQHDRLCRFLCILLGEYDGVKAFSYISNTLVAFILASFSALLIYAVYRNHRQLMMPWLFATILIACTRDIYMLIRSFFFASTGTWFGILYVVAMVIQMTLGMYLWWVVHGFYHELQDKDNEKRRNDRLVKASANRITSDV; this is translated from the exons ATGTTGGTGTGGTTGTTCTCTCCGGAAAGGTTCCAAAATTATCAGCGTCTTTCACTTG cTCGTCAACTTAGCCACTGCATTTTTTCGAAGTTACCAACTCAGCACGATCGACTTTGTCG GTTTCTCTGCATCTTGTTAGGAGAGTACGATGGAGTTAAGGCTTTCAGTTATATTTCCAATACTCTCGTCGCTTTCATCTTGGCCAGTTTCTCGGCCCTACTTATTTATGCCGTCTACCGTAACCATAGGCAACTGATGATGCCGTGGCTTTTTGCGACAATACTCATTGCTTGTACGCGCGATATCTACATGTTGATCCGAAGTTTCTTCTTCGCTTCGACAGGAACTTGGTTTGGAATACTCTATGTGGTTGCAATGGTCATCCAGATGA CCTTAGGAATGTATCTTTGGTGGGTTGTTCACGGCTTTTATCACGAACTTCAAGACAAGGACAATGAAAAACGGAGGAACGACCGGCTTGTCAAAGCTTCAGCTAATCGCATTACTTCCGatgtttaa
- the LOC130692500 gene encoding uncharacterized protein LOC130692500 isoform X3, whose amino-acid sequence MLVWLFSPERFQNYQRLSLARQLSHCIFSKLPTQHDRLCRFLCILLGEYDGVKAFSYISNTLVAFILASFSALLIYAVYRNHRQLMMPWLFATILIACTRDIYMLIRSFFFASTGTWFGILYVVAMVIQMSTLRNVSLVGCSRLLSRTSRQGQ is encoded by the exons ATGTTGGTGTGGTTGTTCTCTCCGGAAAGGTTCCAAAATTATCAGCGTCTTTCACTTG cTCGTCAACTTAGCCACTGCATTTTTTCGAAGTTACCAACTCAGCACGATCGACTTTGTCG GTTTCTCTGCATCTTGTTAGGAGAGTACGATGGAGTTAAGGCTTTCAGTTATATTTCCAATACTCTCGTCGCTTTCATCTTGGCCAGTTTCTCGGCCCTACTTATTTATGCCGTCTACCGTAACCATAGGCAACTGATGATGCCGTGGCTTTTTGCGACAATACTCATTGCTTGTACGCGCGATATCTACATGTTGATCCGAAGTTTCTTCTTCGCTTCGACAGGAACTTGGTTTGGAATACTCTATGTGGTTGCAATGGTCATCCAGATGAGTAC CCTTAGGAATGTATCTTTGGTGGGTTGTTCACGGCTTTTATCACGAACTTCAAGACAAGGACAATGA
- the LOC130692465 gene encoding putative fatty acyl-CoA reductase CG5065: MHSESSIADFFADRSVFITGSTGFVGKVLVEKLLRACPKIKRLYLLMRTSSSKDIATRRRELINNQVFAWLDQPSALDKIVAIAGDMTLPGLGISASDMQLLVDEVSIVFNSAASVRFDHELKDALETNVKGPRQLLAICQKMKKLEAFVHVSTAFNNLDKDVVGEMIYPSHMDPIKLLNFLESIDGDFTRSITTQLLGKSNPNTYTFSKSLAEQILERERFNVPLAIVRPSIVTAAAKEPTPGWIDSLYGPTGLIAGGAKGFLRLFKCDASCVIDLIPVDYAVNLMIAVAWHQAITKPSQLTIYTSSTSYHNPITIQQLRLLSEDAVIKYPPKEMMWCPSGECTNRDWYFRINVFFTHYLPAYCLDFISQLSGKRAKMVKLYERVFKATSSLGFFNSHQWQFVSENSLKIRSKMSASDQHMFDFDVRQLNWRTYFETYVQGIRQFILKDDPSTLPQARKLLVRMYLLKLFIRSLVSICFVLSVISKTRHLFQSPISSLL, from the exons ATGCATTCCGAGAGCAGTATCGCTGATTTCTTCGCGGACAGGTCGGTTTTCATTACCGGGTCGACGGGGTTTGTGGGTAAAGTGCTAGTTGAGAAGTTGCTTCGCGCGTGCCCGAAAATCAAGCGTCTCTACCTGCTGATGCGAACTTCTTCGAGTAAAGATATTGCGACACGCCGAAGAGAGTTGATCAACAATCAG GTGTTCGCCTGGTTGGACCAACCAAGTGCGCTGGACAAAATTGTCGCCATCGCAGGAGACATGACTTTACCAGGACTAGGGATTTCTGCTTCCGATATGCAATTACTCGTAGACGAAGTTTCGATCGTCTTCAATTCTGCTGCCAGTGTGAGGTTCGATCATGAATTGAAGGATGCACTAGAAACTAACGTGAAAGGACCAAGGCAACTGCTGGCTATATgtcagaaaatgaaaaagcttgAG GCCTTTGTTCATGTTTCAACGGCTTTCAATAACCTAGATAAGGATGTCGTTGGCGAAATGATCTATCCGTCCCATATGGATCCGATTAAATTGCTTAACTTTCTGGAGAGCATTGATGGAGATTTCACAAGGAGCATCACAACACA ATTACTAGGCAAATCAAACCCAAATACATACACATTCTCAAAATCCCTGGCTGAACAGATTCTAGAAAGGGAACGATTTAATGTTCCGCTGGCCATCGTTCGTCCTTCTATCGTAACAG CTGCCGCTAAAGAACCTACTCCGGGATGGATCGACTCGCTATACGGCCCGACTG GTCTTATTGCGGGTGGGGCAAAAGGTTTCCTCCGGCTCTTTAAGTGCGATGCTAGTTGTGTCATCGATCTAATTCCAGTTGACTACGCTGTCAACCTTATGATAGCAGTTGCCTGGCATCAAGCAATAACCAA GCCTTCGCAACTTACCATCTATACATCTTCTACGAGCTATCACAATCCAATTACTATCCAACAGCTCAGATTGTTATCGGAAGATGCCGTTATTAAATACCCACCGAAAGAGATGATGTGGTGCCCAAGCGGAGAGTGTACCAATCGTGACTGGTATTTCCGGATCAACGTTTTTTTCACTCATTACCTCCCAGCCTACTGCCTTGATTTCATCAGTCAACTGTCCGGCAAACGTGCTAAAATG GTCAAGTTGTATGAAAGAGTATTTAAAGCGACTTCAAGCTTAGGTTTCTTCAATAGCCACCAATGGCAATTCGTGAGTGAAAACTCGTTGAAAATTCGGTCCAAAATGTCGGCAAGTGATCAACACATGTTCGATTTTGATGTCCGTCAATTGAATTGGCGAACATACTTCGAGACTTACGTTCAAGGCATTCGACAGTTTATCCTGAAAGATGATCCTAGTACTCTACCACAAGCCAGGAAACTTCTCGTCAG GATGTACCTCCTCAAGTTATTCATCCGCTCTTTGGTGTCGATCTGTTTCGTACTTTCAGTTATAAGTAAAACAAGACACCTTTTCCAGAGCCCCATTTCGTCTTTATTGTAA